From a region of the bacterium genome:
- a CDS encoding type II toxin-antitoxin system death-on-curing family toxin, which produces MQHARFGGGSGVRDLSLLEGAAGRGLMRLLYEDDLVGAICAIGEGVIRSHPMVDGNKRAGFAVITVGLALNGMRL; this is translated from the coding sequence GGTTCGGCGGCGGGTCCGGGGTGCGGGACCTGTCCCTCCTTGAGGGGGCGGCCGGGCGCGGCCTGATGCGGCTCCTCTACGAGGACGACCTGGTCGGCGCGATCTGCGCGATCGGGGAGGGGGTGATCCGGTCCCACCCGATGGTGGACGGGAACAAGCGGGCCGGGTTCGCGGTGATCACGGTCGGGCTCGCCCTGAACGGGATGCGCCTCG